From Passer domesticus isolate bPasDom1 chromosome 5, bPasDom1.hap1, whole genome shotgun sequence, the proteins below share one genomic window:
- the GLT8D2 gene encoding glycosyltransferase 8 domain-containing protein 2, producing MALLKKVNQILLVLLVLTVCAILYNKVHQVPLALRNETVDLESPEEMEEEIPVVICAAAGRMGAAVAAISSIYSNTEANVLFYIIGLKTTIPHIRKWIENSKLKEIKFKVVEFNPMVLKGKIRQDASRPELLQPLNFVRFYLPLLIQKHEKVIYLDDDVIVQGDIQELYNTKLAPGHAAAFSDDCDLPSTHEMVRSVGMQNTYMGFLDYRKQAIRDLGISPSTCSFNPGVIVGNMTEWKHQRITKQLEKWMQRNVEENLYSSTLGGGVATSPMLIVFHGKYSSINPMWHIRHLGWSPDARYSEQFLQEAKLLHWNGRYKPWDYPSVHTDLWENWFIPDPSGKFKLTRPDS from the exons ATGGCTCTTTTAAAGAAAG TTAACCAAATCTTACTGGTACTTCTTGTCTTAACCGTGTGCGCTATTCTGTATAACAAAGTTCACCAAGTGCCCTTGGCATTAAGAAATGAAACAG TGGACTTAGAGAGCCCTGAGGAAATGGAGGAAGAAATCCCAGTGGTGATCTGCGCTGCTGCGGGCAGGATGGGTGCAGCTGTGGCCGCGATCAGCAGCATCTACAGCAACACAGAGGCCAATGTTTTGTTCTACATCATTGGGCTGAAGACAACCATCCCACACATTCG AAAATGGATTGAAAATTCTaaactgaaagaaataaaatttaaggtTGTGGAATTCAATCCTATGGtactaaaaggaaaaatcagaCAAGATGCATCACGTCCTGAGCTACTTCAGCCT CTGAACTTTGTTCGATTTTATCTTCCTTTGCTTATCCAGAAGCATGAGAAAGTAATATATTTGGATGATGATGTCATTGTTCAAG GTGACATCCAGGAACTCTACAATACTAAGTTAGCTCCTGGACATGCAGCAGCTTTTTCAGATGATTGTGATCTGCCTTCTACACATGAAATGGTTAGAAGTGTAGGGATGCAG aacaCATACATGGGATTCCTGGACTACAGAAAGCAAGCCATTAGAGATCTTGGCATCAGTCCCAGTACCTGCTCCTTCAATCCTGGAGTAATTGTTGGTAACATGACTGAATGGAAACATCAGCGGATTACAAAGCAGTTGGAAAAGTGGATGCAAAGAAACGTAGA gGAAAACCTCTATAGCAGTACCCTTGGGGGTGGTGTGGCAACCTCCCCAATGCTGATTGTATTTCATGGAAAATACTCCTCTATTAATCCTATGTGGCACATAAGGCATCTTG GTTGGAGTCCTGATGCCCGTTACTCAGAGCAATTTCTTCAAGAAGCTAAATTACTTCACTGGAATGGGAGATACAAACCTTGGGACTACCCCAGTGTCCACACTGATCTCTGGGAAAACTGGTTTATTCCTGACCCCTCAGGGAAGTTCAAATTAACTCGTCCTGATAGCTGA